In one Bacteroidales bacterium WCE2004 genomic region, the following are encoded:
- a CDS encoding 1-deoxy-D-xylulose 5-phosphate reductoisomerase yields the protein MKRKIAILGSTGSIGTQTLDVIRQHRDLFEVVLLSARSSVDLLTQQAIEFDAAHVVICDESRYQALADVLQPRGTKVWAGVDSLCDLVGMDGVDIVVGAMVGFSGLRPTLAALRAGKVVALANKETLVAAGSIVTQTAREHGGAILPVDSEHSAIFQCLLCAGDNPVERVHLTASGGPFRTWNRPDIAGAKAAQALKHPNWDMGAKVTIDSATMMNKGFEVIEAKWLFDLEPDQINVVVHPESVIHSMVEFVDGAVIAQLGCPDMREPIGFALSFPRRLTVGNKKLDFATLRDLTFEAPDTSRFPCLALAFEALRRGGNAPCALNAANEVAVAAYLKDLISFYDIAKIGERALSGLNFVANPSLEDIFATNREVAAIADGYIH from the coding sequence GTGAAAAGAAAGATAGCCATCCTCGGATCCACGGGATCCATCGGCACCCAGACGCTGGACGTCATCCGCCAGCACCGCGACCTGTTCGAGGTCGTCCTCCTCTCCGCCCGCAGCAGCGTGGACCTGCTCACGCAGCAGGCCATCGAGTTTGACGCGGCCCACGTCGTCATCTGCGACGAATCCCGCTACCAGGCCCTCGCAGACGTCCTGCAGCCCCGCGGGACCAAAGTCTGGGCCGGCGTGGACAGCCTCTGCGACCTGGTCGGGATGGACGGCGTGGACATCGTCGTGGGCGCCATGGTCGGGTTCAGCGGCCTGCGGCCCACCCTGGCCGCCCTGCGGGCCGGCAAGGTGGTGGCCCTGGCCAACAAAGAGACCCTCGTGGCCGCCGGCTCCATCGTCACCCAGACCGCGCGCGAGCACGGCGGCGCCATCCTGCCGGTGGACTCCGAACACTCCGCCATCTTCCAGTGCCTGCTCTGCGCCGGCGACAACCCCGTGGAGCGCGTGCACCTGACGGCCTCCGGCGGGCCGTTCCGCACCTGGAACCGCCCGGACATCGCAGGCGCCAAGGCCGCCCAGGCCCTCAAGCACCCCAACTGGGACATGGGCGCCAAGGTCACCATCGACTCCGCCACGATGATGAACAAAGGCTTCGAAGTCATCGAAGCCAAATGGCTCTTCGACCTCGAGCCCGACCAGATCAACGTGGTCGTCCATCCCGAATCCGTCATCCACTCCATGGTCGAGTTCGTGGACGGCGCCGTGATCGCCCAGCTCGGCTGCCCCGACATGCGGGAACCGATCGGGTTCGCGCTCAGCTTCCCCCGCCGCCTGACCGTCGGCAACAAGAAGCTCGACTTCGCCACCCTCCGCGACCTGACCTTCGAGGCGCCCGACACCTCGCGCTTCCCCTGCCTGGCGCTGGCCTTCGAGGCCCTGCGCCGCGGCGGCAACGCGCCCTGCGCCCTCAACGCCGCCAACGAAGTGGCCGTCGCGGCCTACCTCAAAGACCTGATTTCCTTCTACGATATCGCCAAGATCGGCGAGCGGGCCCTTTCGGGCCTGAATTTTGTAGCTAACCCGTCGCTGGAAGACATCTTCGCGACCAACCGCGAAGTCGCCGCCATTGCCGATGGTTATATTCATTAA
- a CDS encoding regulator of sigma E protease: MVIFIKTLQVILALSVLIIIHEFGHFLWARLFKIRVEKFYLFFDVGGKALARWHWGETEFGIGWLPFGGYCKIAGMIDESLDLEQLKKEPQPWEFRTHPAWQRLLVMAGGVINNFIFAIFAYIAIMAIWGDSYIENRGNRIYVDELAYEMGFRNGDQILRFDDYEPEDFGMLQADLVRRNVRKATVLRGGDTLDIYIDQSRIGDVLSDPLMFDLAVPIVVDSVMADGLNAGSQLARGDRIVAYDGQGVEFVQDSRALLADKRLQEVDASVVRGADTLGLPVRVDSTGRIGVLMQMPGIKVRHYNVLEAIPAGWREAGSSIRGYLDDLSLLARPSTGAYKSVGSFIAIGQVFPETWDWFRFLNILALLSIMLAVMNLLPIPGLDGGHILFTLYEIVTGRKPGQKFLVAAQLVGMALIFGLMILAFGNDIARLIH; the protein is encoded by the coding sequence ATGGTTATATTCATTAAGACACTGCAAGTTATCCTCGCCCTGTCCGTGCTCATCATCATCCATGAGTTCGGCCATTTCCTGTGGGCGCGCCTGTTCAAGATCCGCGTCGAGAAGTTCTACCTGTTCTTCGACGTGGGCGGCAAGGCGCTCGCACGCTGGCACTGGGGCGAGACCGAGTTCGGCATCGGCTGGCTGCCCTTCGGCGGCTACTGCAAGATCGCCGGCATGATCGACGAATCCCTGGACCTGGAGCAGCTGAAGAAGGAGCCCCAGCCCTGGGAGTTCCGCACGCACCCGGCCTGGCAGCGCCTGCTGGTGATGGCCGGCGGCGTGATCAACAACTTCATCTTCGCCATCTTCGCCTACATCGCCATCATGGCCATCTGGGGCGACTCCTATATCGAGAACCGCGGCAACCGCATCTACGTGGACGAGCTCGCCTACGAGATGGGCTTCCGCAACGGCGACCAGATCCTCCGCTTCGACGACTACGAGCCGGAGGACTTCGGGATGCTGCAGGCCGACCTGGTGCGCCGCAACGTGCGCAAGGCCACGGTCCTGCGCGGCGGCGACACCCTCGACATCTACATCGACCAGTCCCGCATCGGCGACGTGCTCAGCGACCCGCTGATGTTCGACCTCGCCGTCCCCATCGTCGTGGACTCCGTGATGGCGGACGGCCTCAATGCCGGCTCGCAGCTGGCGCGCGGCGACCGCATCGTGGCCTACGACGGCCAGGGCGTCGAGTTCGTGCAGGACTCCCGCGCCCTGCTCGCCGACAAGCGCCTGCAGGAGGTGGACGCCTCGGTGGTCCGCGGCGCGGACACCCTCGGCCTCCCCGTGCGCGTGGACAGCACCGGCCGCATCGGCGTCCTCATGCAGATGCCCGGCATCAAGGTCCGGCACTACAACGTGCTGGAGGCCATTCCCGCCGGCTGGCGGGAGGCAGGCTCCTCCATCCGCGGCTACCTGGACGACCTCTCGCTGCTCGCGCGGCCGTCCACCGGCGCCTACAAGTCCGTGGGCAGCTTCATCGCCATCGGGCAGGTCTTCCCCGAGACCTGGGACTGGTTCCGCTTCCTGAACATCCTCGCCCTGCTGTCCATCATGCTGGCGGTGATGAACCTCCTGCCCATCCCGGGCCTGGACGGCGGACACATCCTGTTCACCCTGTATGAGATCGTCACCGGCCGCAAGCCGGGGCAGAAGTTCCTCGTGGCGGCGCAGCTGGTCGGGATGGCCCTCATCTTCGGCCTGATGATCCTGGCCTTCGGCAACGACATCGCAAGACTCATCCATTAG
- a CDS encoding small subunit ribosomal protein S20: protein MANTASAKKADRQNDRHRLHNRYYAKTTRNAIRDIRNTTDKATAEANAPKVYAMIDKLAKIGLIHKNKASNLKSGIAVYINKLA, encoded by the coding sequence ATGGCAAATACAGCATCCGCAAAGAAGGCCGATCGCCAGAACGATAGGCACAGATTGCATAATCGTTATTATGCAAAGACCACCCGCAACGCTATCCGCGACATCCGCAACACCACCGACAAGGCTACGGCCGAGGCCAACGCCCCCAAGGTGTACGCGATGATCGACAAGCTCGCCAAGATTGGCCTGATCCACAAGAACAAGGCCTCCAACCTCAAGAGCGGCATTGCGGTTTACATCAACAAGCTTGCTTAA
- a CDS encoding outer membrane transport energization protein TonB has translation METKKNPKVALDNKRVIFLEIGLIFSLVAVLGAFSYSSSIRKAPVLQADAGDIPEMEIIPIIQETPPEPPKLPEIPVFSDVLDIVDNDIKTVDVLTLESDELDVVPIRDYIEEIKDEVMDEDIPFVRVEQKPTFQGGDAKEFSRWVAQHLEYPEMAREMALAGCVVLEFTVRKDGRIANIKVLRSVDPILDKEAVRVVTSSPLWEPGRQGARPVNVTYQFPVIFQLR, from the coding sequence ATGGAAACCAAGAAAAATCCCAAAGTCGCTCTCGACAACAAGCGCGTCATTTTCCTGGAGATCGGCCTGATCTTCTCCCTGGTCGCCGTGCTCGGCGCATTCTCCTATTCCTCTTCCATCCGGAAAGCGCCGGTCCTGCAGGCGGACGCCGGCGACATCCCGGAGATGGAGATCATCCCCATCATCCAGGAGACGCCGCCGGAGCCCCCGAAACTGCCCGAAATCCCCGTCTTCTCCGACGTGCTGGATATCGTGGACAATGACATCAAGACCGTCGACGTCCTCACCCTCGAGAGTGACGAGCTCGACGTGGTGCCGATCCGCGACTACATCGAAGAGATCAAGGATGAGGTCATGGACGAGGACATCCCGTTCGTTCGGGTGGAGCAGAAGCCGACCTTCCAGGGCGGCGACGCCAAGGAATTCAGCCGCTGGGTCGCCCAGCACCTCGAATACCCCGAGATGGCCCGGGAAATGGCTCTCGCCGGCTGCGTCGTACTGGAGTTCACGGTCCGCAAGGACGGCAGGATCGCCAACATCAAGGTGCTCCGCAGCGTGGACCCGATCCTGGACAAAGAAGCGGTCCGCGTGGTGACCAGCTCCCCGCTCTGGGAGCCAGGCAGACAAGGCGCACGTCCCGTGAACGTGACTTACCAGTTCCCGGTAATCTTCCAGCTGCGCTAG
- a CDS encoding UPF0755 protein has protein sequence MRKTLFFLLMLLVLAIAGAYGYSWLRDNKLPNFRQQAEIYVYPGAEANKVLEEIADKAKVRNRASLERSFKAKRVAEYLTPGHYTVSPGDASVYVARMLNNGWQSPVRLSLTGNLRVKGNIAAKIASQLLLDSATVHRALDDERLLADYGFTPRNVFSLLTPDTYDIYWTASMVDVFDRQKAAWDAFWTAERDAKAKALRLTRQQVSVLASIVKAESNNEAEMPRIAGVYLNRLKIGMPLQADPTIAFCYDYKLNRILLKHLEVDSDYNTYKHTGLPPGPICVPTRAALDAVLNPDFGGTWGAGNLYFCANADFSGTHVFAKTLAEHNRNAQAFQAELNRRGRK, from the coding sequence ATGAGAAAAACGCTATTCTTCCTCTTGATGCTGCTTGTCCTGGCGATTGCGGGGGCATACGGTTACAGCTGGTTGCGGGACAACAAGCTGCCCAATTTCCGCCAGCAGGCCGAGATTTATGTCTATCCGGGCGCCGAGGCCAACAAGGTGCTCGAGGAGATCGCCGACAAGGCGAAGGTGCGCAACCGCGCGAGCCTGGAGCGCAGCTTCAAGGCCAAGCGGGTGGCTGAGTACCTGACGCCCGGCCACTACACCGTGTCGCCGGGCGACGCGAGCGTGTACGTGGCGCGGATGCTCAACAACGGCTGGCAGAGCCCCGTGCGGCTCTCCCTGACGGGCAATCTCCGCGTCAAGGGCAACATCGCCGCCAAGATCGCGAGCCAGCTGCTGCTGGACTCCGCGACCGTGCACCGGGCGCTCGACGACGAGCGGCTGCTCGCCGACTACGGCTTCACGCCGCGCAACGTCTTCTCGCTGCTTACCCCCGACACCTACGATATCTACTGGACGGCCTCGATGGTGGACGTCTTCGACAGGCAGAAAGCCGCGTGGGACGCCTTCTGGACCGCGGAGCGGGACGCGAAGGCGAAGGCCCTGCGGCTGACCCGCCAGCAGGTCTCCGTGCTGGCCTCGATCGTCAAGGCCGAGTCCAACAACGAGGCCGAGATGCCCCGGATCGCGGGCGTGTACCTGAACCGCCTCAAGATCGGGATGCCGCTGCAGGCCGACCCCACGATAGCGTTCTGCTACGACTACAAGCTCAACCGCATCCTGCTCAAGCACCTGGAGGTGGACTCGGACTACAACACCTACAAGCACACCGGCCTGCCCCCGGGACCCATCTGCGTGCCTACGCGCGCTGCGCTTGATGCTGTCCTGAATCCTGACTTCGGCGGCACCTGGGGCGCGGGCAACCTTTACTTCTGTGCCAACGCCGACTTCTCCGGTACGCACGTATTCGCCAAGACCCTGGCCGAGCACAACCGCAACGCGCAGGCATTCCAGGCCGAACTCAACCGCCGCGGGCGGAAATAG
- a CDS encoding TonB-linked outer membrane protein, SusC/RagA family gives MTTNCLFRRLFAVFAGVLLAAATLSAQNKTVTGVVLDETGQGVIGAGVMIKGTANGVATDLDGKFQISCPPGTVLVITSIGFQAAEVPVGDKTQLTVRLELDRELIDDVVVIGYGTTRAKNFTGSVDVLKTSETPVANLGLNTVSDMMRGRLSGVVMGAESATVGGNASVRVRGRRSINSTSSSPLLVVNGVIFTGHLEDIDQNAIESISVLKDATSLAAYGSKAANGVIMITLKKGQEGKPLINFSTSHQFTTPSYRQRYLSPENYIKYRNARNGVDDLTNTDWMSFLEKANYEKGRTTDWYDLTTRTGYTQNYNLSFSGRTQNSNYYVALGRSDQQGIAVGNNFARNNVSMNLSSHITENIEIGANMAFTNSMDNSVSVNTQSKNSPYMEPYLPDGKTLRYYVEGVNASSTNPLWREGREKDNRRFNLNLGGYLSVNIPWVKGLNLRMNASYTKISSKNYSFTHENNTVTLLANDVEGLGQTSQYYNLATANGSISNSLGENWVIDAILTYSRTFGQHYVNGSLVYTRDSAESTGDSMSGQGFTAAGNTLTGWYGLGNADTKVVNNPTYSLHTDVGYLARVIYSYKDTYHFNASFRRDGSSVFGAEHKWGNFPAFGGAWTITNEDFMKGVKWLDFLKLKLSWGKNGAQTLSPYGTLSTIAVAKGGGIPNYYGGTIHWGQKLSTLGNPTLAWQTTTSWNGGFEADFLKGRIHIDVNAYVSKTTDQIFDRNIPVMTAGITTQKATMGRVDNKGLEFNLNTVNVKNSALTWTSDWVFTLNRNKIVDLYGDGQDDLTKSLFIGKPINTLFGYRHDGIFQEGTYAGRPIFLTATGEQTPNPGPEDRTILGYTDENFRLSWANTVRWGNWQFYMLIQGIFSGGGYGLADNTFAYVTFDTTAACTAFDIPFWTKQEPNNTYPAPNVSESKYAVYNPYGHIRLQDLSVSYNLSKWAGKIGIKSARLTLSGRNLLYIAPKWMLSDPENRSGYGIGIPRAVTVGLNISL, from the coding sequence ATGACAACAAATTGTTTGTTTAGGCGGCTCTTCGCGGTGTTCGCCGGCGTCCTGCTGGCTGCCGCGACGCTCTCCGCGCAGAACAAGACCGTCACGGGTGTCGTCCTGGACGAAACCGGCCAGGGCGTCATCGGCGCCGGCGTCATGATCAAGGGCACCGCCAACGGTGTCGCCACGGATCTTGACGGAAAATTCCAGATTTCCTGCCCGCCGGGCACCGTGCTGGTCATCACCAGCATCGGTTTCCAGGCGGCCGAGGTCCCCGTCGGTGACAAGACGCAGCTGACGGTGCGACTCGAACTGGACCGCGAGCTCATCGACGACGTGGTCGTCATCGGCTACGGCACCACGCGCGCCAAGAACTTCACCGGCTCCGTGGACGTGCTGAAGACCAGCGAGACGCCGGTCGCCAACCTCGGCCTCAACACCGTCTCCGACATGATGCGCGGCCGCCTGTCCGGCGTCGTGATGGGCGCCGAGTCCGCCACGGTCGGCGGCAACGCCAGCGTCCGCGTGCGCGGCCGCCGCTCCATCAACTCCACCAGTTCCTCCCCGCTGCTCGTGGTCAACGGCGTGATCTTCACCGGCCACCTGGAGGACATCGACCAGAACGCCATCGAGTCCATCAGCGTCCTCAAGGACGCGACCTCGCTGGCCGCCTACGGCTCCAAGGCCGCCAACGGCGTGATCATGATCACGCTCAAGAAGGGCCAGGAGGGCAAGCCGCTGATCAATTTCTCCACTTCCCATCAGTTCACCACGCCGTCCTACCGCCAGCGCTACCTCTCTCCCGAGAACTACATCAAGTACCGCAACGCCCGCAACGGCGTGGACGACCTCACCAACACGGACTGGATGTCCTTCCTCGAGAAGGCCAACTACGAGAAGGGCAGGACCACGGACTGGTATGACCTGACCACCCGCACCGGCTACACGCAGAACTACAACCTGAGTTTCTCGGGCCGCACCCAGAACTCCAACTATTATGTCGCGCTCGGCCGCTCCGACCAGCAGGGCATCGCCGTGGGCAACAATTTCGCCCGCAACAACGTCTCGATGAACCTCAGCTCCCACATCACGGAGAACATCGAGATCGGCGCCAACATGGCGTTCACCAACTCCATGGACAACTCCGTCTCCGTCAATACGCAGTCCAAGAACTCCCCGTACATGGAGCCTTACCTGCCGGACGGCAAGACGCTCCGCTACTACGTCGAGGGCGTCAACGCCTCCTCCACCAACCCGCTGTGGAGAGAGGGCCGCGAGAAGGACAACCGCCGCTTCAACCTCAACCTGGGCGGCTACCTGAGCGTCAACATCCCCTGGGTCAAGGGACTCAACCTGCGGATGAACGCCTCCTACACCAAGATCAGCTCCAAGAACTACAGCTTCACGCACGAGAACAACACCGTGACGCTGCTCGCCAACGACGTGGAAGGCCTGGGACAGACCTCCCAGTACTACAACCTGGCCACCGCCAACGGCTCGATCAGCAACTCGCTGGGCGAGAACTGGGTCATCGACGCCATCCTCACCTACTCCCGCACCTTCGGGCAGCACTACGTCAACGGCTCGCTGGTCTACACGCGCGACAGCGCCGAGAGCACCGGCGACAGCATGAGCGGCCAGGGCTTCACCGCCGCCGGCAACACGCTCACAGGCTGGTACGGCCTGGGCAACGCCGACACCAAGGTCGTCAACAACCCCACCTACTCGCTCCACACGGACGTCGGCTACCTCGCCCGCGTGATCTATTCCTACAAGGACACCTACCACTTCAACGCCTCCTTCCGCCGGGACGGTTCCTCCGTGTTCGGTGCGGAGCACAAATGGGGCAATTTCCCCGCCTTCGGCGGCGCCTGGACCATCACCAACGAGGACTTCATGAAGGGCGTCAAGTGGCTGGATTTCCTCAAGCTGAAGCTCTCCTGGGGCAAGAACGGCGCCCAGACGCTCTCGCCGTACGGCACCCTGTCCACCATCGCGGTGGCCAAGGGCGGCGGCATCCCCAACTACTACGGCGGCACCATCCACTGGGGCCAGAAGCTCTCCACCCTCGGCAACCCGACCCTGGCCTGGCAGACCACCACGTCCTGGAACGGCGGCTTCGAGGCTGACTTCCTGAAGGGACGCATCCACATCGACGTGAACGCCTACGTCTCCAAGACCACCGACCAGATCTTCGACCGCAACATCCCGGTCATGACCGCGGGCATCACCACCCAGAAGGCCACGATGGGCCGCGTGGACAACAAGGGCCTCGAGTTCAACCTCAACACCGTCAACGTCAAGAATTCCGCCCTCACCTGGACCTCCGACTGGGTGTTCACCCTCAACCGCAACAAGATCGTCGACCTCTACGGCGACGGGCAGGACGACCTGACCAAGAGCCTGTTCATCGGCAAGCCGATCAACACCCTGTTCGGCTACCGCCACGACGGCATCTTCCAGGAAGGCACCTATGCCGGACGTCCCATCTTCCTGACCGCGACTGGCGAGCAGACGCCCAACCCGGGTCCGGAAGACCGTACGATCCTCGGCTACACCGACGAGAACTTCCGCCTGTCCTGGGCCAACACCGTGCGCTGGGGCAACTGGCAGTTCTACATGCTCATCCAGGGCATCTTCTCCGGCGGCGGCTACGGCCTGGCCGACAACACGTTCGCCTATGTGACCTTCGACACCACGGCCGCCTGCACCGCCTTCGACATCCCGTTCTGGACCAAGCAGGAGCCCAACAACACCTACCCCGCCCCGAACGTGAGCGAGAGCAAGTACGCCGTCTACAATCCCTACGGGCACATCCGCCTGCAGGACCTGTCCGTCTCCTACAACCTCAGCAAATGGGCCGGCAAGATCGGCATCAAGAGCGCCCGCCTCACCCTCTCCGGCCGCAACCTCCTGTACATCGCCCCGAAGTGGATGCTGAGCGACCCGGAGAACCGCAGCGGCTATGGCATCGGCATCCCGCGTGCCGTCACCGTGGGCCTCAACATCTCCCTTTAG
- a CDS encoding SusD family protein produces MKTHRIIVAVLAGLTAVSCITDKAFLEEKPRAQLTIANGYNTSDQVLNTLLTGYFEFEELYFPNAMGQGIAYNTSTGTDMTDNKFQLGASSHMSNFTAAWSATSDLPKSLWDKFYKIISYANLSLSKLDAVEWTSEAEKARIGGEARFLRGLSYLRLGELFGGVPMVLEYTETPNYAYERATRTETYSAAIDDLEAAYEALPWNVSAEYGRAGKGAAGMYLAEALLARGVENGDNKGDFDRAATYAQEVIAHHPLMTARFGARLPDATGSNYGIPNADPDGNVISDLFAAPNIISPANTEAIWIMVSAPDYSTFAANGGSFFNPTPGGRRCNTLGFSPALQDYTWADTYKEEGAAAGPWKAFSAKYGGEMSPASHGGTGWAQSTPTWYASYTMWDDEHDNGSAGEDLRYIEDVTVKTEFLCCDEHHSLYEQKVGWNHIDHSTPELSGIFFPIWYKETPFDLWDYDPNDPGFSWLGKYINFYRSKYAARTAEVYFLLAEAKLRGGDAAAAADAVNVVRARANARPFSTVTLDTILDERGRELLYEEFRWATFLRMKPAEWKPRIYNYGMYSARPGATVYPEIRRWAEDSGDIKFDLFPIPQTYIDLNTGSDGLYQNEGWKK; encoded by the coding sequence ATGAAAACACATAGAATCATCGTTGCCGTCCTGGCAGGCCTGACAGCCGTCTCCTGCATCACGGACAAGGCATTCCTGGAGGAGAAACCGCGGGCCCAGCTCACCATCGCCAACGGTTACAATACCAGCGACCAGGTGCTCAACACCCTGCTGACCGGCTACTTCGAGTTCGAGGAGCTGTACTTCCCCAACGCCATGGGACAGGGCATCGCCTACAATACGTCCACGGGCACGGACATGACCGACAACAAGTTCCAGCTGGGCGCCAGCTCCCACATGAGCAACTTCACGGCGGCCTGGTCGGCCACTTCCGACCTGCCCAAGAGCCTCTGGGACAAGTTCTACAAGATCATCTCCTACGCCAACCTCTCCCTGAGCAAGCTCGACGCCGTCGAGTGGACCAGCGAGGCGGAGAAGGCGCGCATCGGGGGCGAAGCGCGGTTCCTGCGCGGCCTTTCCTACCTGCGCCTGGGCGAGCTGTTCGGCGGCGTGCCGATGGTCCTCGAATACACGGAGACCCCGAACTACGCCTATGAGCGCGCCACCCGCACGGAGACCTATTCCGCCGCCATCGACGACCTGGAGGCGGCCTACGAGGCGCTCCCCTGGAACGTGAGCGCCGAATACGGCCGCGCCGGCAAGGGCGCCGCAGGCATGTATCTCGCCGAGGCCCTGCTGGCGCGTGGCGTGGAAAACGGCGACAACAAGGGCGACTTCGACCGGGCGGCCACATATGCCCAGGAAGTCATCGCCCACCATCCGCTGATGACGGCGCGTTTCGGCGCCCGCCTGCCGGATGCGACCGGCTCCAACTACGGCATTCCCAACGCTGATCCGGACGGCAACGTGATCTCCGACCTGTTCGCCGCTCCGAACATCATCAGCCCGGCCAATACCGAGGCCATCTGGATCATGGTTTCCGCCCCGGATTATTCGACCTTCGCGGCCAACGGCGGCAGCTTCTTCAACCCGACTCCCGGCGGACGCCGCTGCAACACGCTGGGCTTCAGCCCGGCCCTGCAGGACTACACCTGGGCGGACACGTATAAGGAAGAAGGCGCCGCGGCTGGCCCCTGGAAGGCCTTTTCCGCCAAATACGGCGGCGAGATGAGCCCGGCCAGCCACGGCGGCACGGGCTGGGCCCAGAGCACGCCGACCTGGTATGCTTCCTACACGATGTGGGACGACGAGCATGACAACGGCTCCGCCGGAGAGGATCTCCGCTACATCGAGGACGTCACCGTCAAGACGGAGTTCCTCTGCTGCGACGAGCACCATTCGCTCTACGAGCAGAAGGTGGGATGGAACCACATCGACCACTCCACGCCGGAGCTGTCGGGCATCTTCTTCCCGATCTGGTACAAGGAGACACCGTTCGACCTGTGGGACTACGACCCCAACGACCCGGGATTCAGCTGGCTGGGCAAGTACATCAACTTCTACCGGTCCAAGTATGCCGCCCGCACGGCCGAGGTCTATTTCCTGCTGGCCGAGGCGAAGCTCCGCGGCGGTGACGCCGCAGCTGCGGCGGATGCCGTCAATGTCGTCCGCGCCCGCGCCAACGCCAGGCCGTTCAGCACCGTCACCCTGGACACCATCCTGGACGAGCGCGGCCGCGAACTGCTCTACGAGGAGTTCCGCTGGGCGACCTTCCTGCGGATGAAGCCGGCGGAGTGGAAGCCGCGCATCTACAACTACGGCATGTACTCCGCCCGTCCCGGCGCGACCGTCTATCCCGAGATCCGCCGCTGGGCCGAGGATTCCGGAGACATCAAGTTCGATCTCTTCCCGATTCCGCAGACCTACATCGACCTCAACACCGGTTCCGACGGTCTCTACCAGAACGAAGGCTGGAAGAAATAA